Genomic DNA from Solanum dulcamara chromosome 4, daSolDulc1.2, whole genome shotgun sequence:
TGAGTTTtgttaatttatgaaattaattcaaaattgtgATGAGGATTTGTTGGGTTTGTATTTGTGAACTTGTAGTGTAAAATTCAAGTCAAATAGACAAGAATTTGATCTATTTAGCATGAATTTGGCTCttaatttgagagaaaatatgAAGAACATAATGTTCAACATTTCGAGAATTTAgaaaagtatatatattttttaattttttaacatTTAATATCTTATGTGTCACTAAAAGTGACATGAAATTCCACTTGTAAAATGAGCGTACTACACTTGCACACATCGAATGAGAAAGAgatttaaaatattgtgtttcaGTGAGTTTAATGATTCAGTTGGCAAAGTCGTAAGTATAAGAGTCTAACTTACAAACGAAGCCAAGTATAAGGACCTCCCAGGTCATTCCGCCATTTTTTTTGCACAAACTTTTCTATTTAATAATATCGCTTTATCCTTAAAAAATCCTTTtcataattgaaaaaataaaaaaaattatgttttaataatCTCTTTTAGGAAATATCAAGTAAGAGATTACAGGGCTAATAGGCCCAATGCTTGCTGGGCTTCATTTTTCAAAGTTGGGCCCCCAAACCCCTCCTCAACGACGTGTTTCTCCACTTTATAAGCCTCTCACTATCTCAAATCTCAAAACCCTAGCAGCAATAACTCAATATAGGAGCAGACCGCCATTTTCTTCCCTTCAAGGTACAAACCCTAACTAATTCCTCTGCAGCATTACAATTTCATCTGTATATGTACTTGGCATTTTCTCACTCGCAGTACAATTGAAAATATTGCAGGAACAGGTAATTTGGTTGAGTTAGAGAATGTCGTTCGGAGAACTCGCTAGTACCTACGCTTGTTTGATCCTCAATGACGAGGACATCCCCATCACCGTATGTTTCTTTGCCTTAACAAGTGTTATCCGGATCTGTTTTTATTGTTTTGTGAAGTATTgattttggtttggtttgattattAATAGGCAGAGAAGATTTCTGCTATTGTAAAAGCAGCAAATGTCACCGTCGAACCTTACTGGCCTCTCTTGTTCGCCAAGCTTGCCGAGAAGAGAAACATCTCAGATCTCATCATGAGCGTTGGTGCCGGCGGCGGTGGTGCCGCTGCCGTTGCCGCCCCCGTCGGTAGTGCCGCCGCTGGTGGTGGTGCTGCAGCAGCTGCCCCTGCTGCTGAGGAGAAGAAGGTAACAAACTATTTCGCCTTTATTGATTTAAATTTCGTTTAACATAGAGTTGCACTATTATAACTGAGTGTGATTGTTTGTTGAATGTGTACAGGAGGAACCAAAGGAAGAAAGTGATGATGATATGGGATTCAGTTTGTTTGATTAGAAGCTACTGTTAGTATGATCTGTTCTTTtgtttccaaaaaatattggtTAAAGTTTTAGTTATTGATGTTTGAGATATTCGAGAAGTGTAAGAGTGCATTTAATCTTGAGGAGGTTATGGACTTCTGTTGTGCTCGTTTTGCGCCTTAGTTTTAGCCATTTTTGTCAGTTTAATCAAATGTTTGTTCTTCTATCGTTAAATTCGGTTGTCTGTTTTATTAGATTGTTACTTATTACTACTTGACAAACAAAAGTAGACTTTTAGTTTATATTAAAGAAAGAACGGAGCTACTGTTTATAGTTATCTAATGAATTATGCTTCCCTTATTACTACTTAACAAACAAAAGTAGACTTTTAGTTTATATTAAAGAAAGAATGGAGCTACTGTTTATGGTTAACTAATGAATTATGTAAACCATGAAGCATTCTCTGCTATTTTAGATTCTGTCTTTGTTGTTAGACTGACATTTCGGGATGAAAGGCTATGCCACAGTAGTTTGATTTTGAGATGGTTGGTGATTCAAGATTAACTGTCTAGTCTTTCTGGTTGAAGGGATGTTGAGTTGGAAGTGTATTCCATTCTTATATGGTATGCTTGAGCTTAACATTCTGTTTATTAAGCTGTTCAGTACATACTGCAGTAGATAAAGGAATTATGACATAGCATAATTCGTTTAGGGAGTCGATATTGGTGACAAGTGTTGATGACATTTGTTTGTAGTTCTGTATATTTGAATTGATAGAGCGCCCCGCCCAAAGGTGCATTTTTCCTGTTGAATTCTTTGGATGATATTTGTGGGCTGTTTTAGAATGTCTACTTATCATTTATCTGTAATTGGATCAATGTGAGTTGGATGCTACTAGTCTGCTTGGGCGACTATTTATAATAGCTAGCCTTTAGATCTTCCTTTATGTTATTAGGCCTACTACCCCACTCTCCTTGCTCTGTTCTTTTTAAGTATTTATCAGATTTGAGAATCTTGGTTATAGCTATTCCCAAGAAATGATATATTTGAGTCAAGAACCAGCTTCAGAGCAGtgtaaagaaaaatagaaatcaCTATTTGCTTCTAATTTCTCTCTGAAATGACTTTAGTTTGTTATCTTTTCATGGATTTCTTTCGAAGAGTTGGTCCTGTAGACATAACGATAAAGGTTAGTGCGGTGGATCTATATTTATGTTGCCTAAAGTTGGGTAGAATTATAATTGCATAAAGCCATAAACTACGAATTTGAGTCTGAAGTTGTTGTCAGGTGAAGTGTGCATCTCTTATGTGATGAAAAATCCTGAAGTCACCGTGTCCCGTGCTTGTGATGTAATGATATTTGTTAGTAGCTTATAACTGTAGTATGTCCATTTGCTTCCTCTTTAATTATACACTCAACCTCATTTCTCCCTCTATCAACTACCTAGAAATCTATGCTTGAATCCCCAACCAGGAGGCAGGAGCAGTGTCTtgaggggtgggggtggggtggggtggggggcaAATCTATGAGTCTGGTGGAGATGCTAGGGTTTAAGATTGTATTTGTGGCGGCATTGGAGTTTATAAACATGTATGCTATGATTCTCAAAGCTTAAGCTGGTAATGGCTTCGTCCAACTATCTGAGTGTCCTGAGTTGtcttttatgtttatttatacaCCTTCCGGAGAAGGTTTACTTGAATCCTTTTGCCAGTATAACATGTTCCAGAATCACACACTTGAATCAATTTTAGATTTTCAGGACATTTAAACTAGGGGTGGTAATTGGGCGGGTTGGGTTAAATTTCGTTGGGTCATAATGGGTTAAGATAACAATTGGGTCAAAATCAACCCAATCCAAATTAGTTTGGGTCAAAATTGGATGGATCAAAATGGGTTAGGTAATGAGTTACATAATGAGTTAAGATTCAATCCAACCTAATTTTTACTAAGTTTAATtgttttattaaattattttagtatttaatatttttttttaattatggttatatatatcaaattgaaaaaaaaaattaaatttttttaataaaatatctcATGGGCCAATATGTGTTACATatcaattcaattttttatgGATTGGGTTGAAATGAATGAGCGAGTCAAATAATCAATCCAAACTTACACGGATTGGATTGGTCGGGTTGAATTTGATTTTGCCACTCATTTAAATATTTCCTTGGGCTTCGCTCAATGCTCTTTTCCCGTTTTAGTCGCATATTTGAAGATGGTAATAAAAAGAGATCCCCTGGCTCGCGtcaataatttcaaaaatacttgaaaataggCACACGCTTTTTAAGTCGAGATGGAGCTGAAACTATGACATCATCGTTGCTTGAGGGAGTTTTTTGGTTTAATGTCACCTTCTTAGCCTTGAAGCCATGATCTTCTTAAGAGAGCCTCCTCTCCGTTTCTAGCAAATGCAAGACAAGTTTAAAATCATGCAACTTCTTAAGACGTTTGTTAACAAAAACCATCAGAAGCCAACCAACACTGGTGTATGTAGACAGCGAATCTGAAGAAGAGTAGGCTTTACGATCTTTTTAACATATGGTCCTATGCAGCTTCCTAAAGAATTATTGGTGTAAGTGAATGTCATAATTCCCTCATAACCTTAGTTTAAGCTTTTCAGCTTAGTGGCATAGCTTGTGTTCTTGTCagctttaaaaataaaagaataataatacTGATTGACGATTGTTATTAATTCAGACAATTGGGTAACATTCTGAATAATCATCGGGATATCATGTCCGACGTACTTGACCAATAAAAATGTAAATTCAGGTCCGACATATGTAAAAGGCACAAGATTTGGAGCATCAAACTTGACATCGTAACAACGTATTATTCCCATGGACTTCAAACTTAGAAGCAGATCAGTTACTATCAAATGTAGTAAACAGTTATTCGAATCTAAAACAGAGACTTGCTTGAGATCTGGAcgagaaaaaaatatgaagactCTCCTCCTAGTTGACATTAATAGTGATTTTACAttacaaacaacaacaaacccaataTAATTACCTTGTGATGGTAGGGAGGTTGTCCTACCTTGCGATGGTAGGAAGATTGTTTCTGGATAGACCTTCGACTCAAAGAAAACTTAACTTGCCACTATCGCAAGACAACAATTTCCCAATGTCAGGAAAATACTAAGTGTGTACTAAATTGTGTAGTATATAGAACAACATAAAGACATAAAGAACAACATAAAGACAATATTTTTCTGTACTAAATTGTAGTATATATAGTTTAAATAGTAAAACTGTTTACTTCAACAGAATTTCCAAGGGATTGAATTGAAAACTCTCTGATCATCCAAAAGCTGTGTCTTCTCAATGTTCTCATCATCAATCGATTTTGCTTGACTTATCATTGTTTTATTTAGTCCTTGGGTTCGTTTATTACAATTCATTCCACCAAAGCAACtgatttaattaatattatacatCTCATATATGGTTgtagatatataaaataaaaaaactctAAAACAATCAACTAAGACTTTTATCCATATAAGAAATACTAGTACTCCCTATTATTTCTGCAAaaggttttcttttcttgaattagTAATGGTAATTTCATCCTATGAACAATTAGTACAGACCTTGGATTCAAGAACATAAAAACGATTATTTAACCATCCGGTGTCCAGAGCCTGTGGAGTCCCGACTAAACTCGGATCGCACTGCAGGCCCATTCGAGGTGGCACTCCCAACAGGATTTTAGCCATACCAAGG
This window encodes:
- the LOC129884596 gene encoding 60S acidic ribosomal protein P1-like; its protein translation is MSFGELASTYACLILNDEDIPITAEKISAIVKAANVTVEPYWPLLFAKLAEKRNISDLIMSVGAGGGGAAAVAAPVGSAAAGGGAAAAAPAAEEKKEEPKEESDDDMGFSLFD